CCGGTCCCGCAACTTAGAGTTTCACCTTCAACCCCTCTCTCATATGTACGTACTGTAATTTCAGAGTCTGATTCGACCTTTACAAAATTCACATTTGCACCTTTGGGAAATACAGCATCAAATCGTATTTTAGGTGCTACTTCCATCAGATCAATATCCAGATTATCAACGAATACAACTGCATGAGGAACACCGGTATTGACAACAGAAACCCGATGATCATGCATCGTTATATCTATAAAATCATCTTCCGGGTCACCTTCTGCAGGTATCTGCTCTCTTTTTTCCAGGGGCATACCCATATCAACCTTTACCCAGAATGTATCATCTCTTCGGGTTGAAACTTTAAGGACCCCTGTCATGGTATCCACTGTAGATGTACCCAGGGAAATGTATCCACTATCAAAACCGTATTTTACCAGACATCTTATCCCATTACCACACATCTCTGCTTCAGATGCATCCGGCTGGAACAGACGCATTTTTAGATCAGCATTATCCGGCCTGGATACGTATATAACCCCGTCACCTCCAATACCAAAGCGACGATCACAG
Above is a genomic segment from Methanosalsum zhilinae DSM 4017 containing:
- the dapF gene encoding diaminopimelate epimerase yields the protein MIEFTKIHGNGNDFIVIDEVDREIVQDSNKADFAVKYCDRRFGIGGDGVIYVSRPDNADLKMRLFQPDASEAEMCGNGIRCLVKYGFDSGYISLGTSTVDTMTGVLKVSTRRDDTFWVKVDMGMPLEKREQIPAEGDPEDDFIDITMHDHRVSVVNTGVPHAVVFVDNLDIDLMEVAPKIRFDAVFPKGANVNFVKVESDSEITVRTYERGVEGETLSCGTGSVAAAYVAHKKGMTGNKVQVRTKGGELNIVIDSDTTYMEGPAETVYNGVILK